A region of Flocculibacter collagenilyticus DNA encodes the following proteins:
- the pilB gene encoding type IV-A pilus assembly ATPase PilB, protein MRFSTASPLARRLIAANITSEEHLAEKANKQSHYHNLTDFLVSENFISSENLAKFCCTCFGTSYLDINLFDLTSIDDELKNQSLSKKHHAIPLKKHNRTLMLAMSDPTDIRAIEDFEFNTGLQVECVVAEIEYIKLALESIYDSHEELDVSEVDFKELGELEVEEDTDEDDSSDSSDAPIIVYINKILMDAIRKGASDLHFEPYEKAYRIRFRIDGVLKEVAHPPVALANKLSARIKVMSRLDIAEKRLPQDGRIKLKITKNKSIDFRVSSLPTLWGEKIVMRILDSSSAQLGIDVLGYEEAQKQLYLDALAQPQGMILVTGPTGSGKTVSLYTGLNILNTEERNISTAEDPVEINLEGVNQVQINTKAGLDFASALRSFLRQDPDIVMVGEIRDLETAEIAIKAAQTGHLVLSTLHTNSAPETLTRLLNMGVPAYNVASSVTLIIAQRLARRLCPECKEPEQLPKQTLLDTGFTEQQMPHIQLFKPIGCEKCTDGYKGRVGIYETMPITPNISKIIMEGGNSLDIANQAAQEGINNLRKSGLLKAANGITSLSEINRVTSF, encoded by the coding sequence ATGAGATTTAGTACTGCGTCTCCTCTTGCAAGGAGACTTATTGCTGCAAACATAACCTCTGAAGAACACTTAGCAGAAAAAGCGAATAAGCAATCACACTATCATAATCTTACAGATTTTCTAGTATCAGAAAATTTCATTTCAAGTGAAAACCTTGCAAAATTTTGCTGCACTTGCTTTGGCACATCTTATCTAGACATAAACTTATTCGACTTAACAAGCATTGATGATGAACTGAAAAATCAATCTTTAAGCAAAAAACATCACGCTATCCCACTAAAAAAGCATAATAGAACTTTAATGCTTGCAATGTCAGATCCCACTGACATACGTGCTATTGAAGATTTTGAATTTAATACAGGCCTACAAGTAGAGTGTGTTGTAGCAGAAATTGAATATATAAAACTAGCGCTCGAATCTATATATGATAGCCATGAAGAACTCGACGTATCTGAGGTCGATTTTAAAGAGCTTGGGGAATTGGAAGTTGAAGAAGACACTGATGAAGATGACTCATCAGATTCAAGTGACGCCCCTATTATCGTCTACATTAATAAGATATTGATGGATGCAATCCGTAAAGGTGCATCGGATCTACACTTTGAGCCTTATGAAAAAGCTTATCGAATTCGTTTTCGTATAGATGGTGTTTTGAAAGAAGTAGCCCACCCTCCAGTAGCTCTTGCTAATAAATTATCTGCGCGTATTAAAGTAATGTCTCGGTTAGATATTGCTGAAAAACGTTTACCGCAAGACGGCCGTATAAAGCTAAAAATTACTAAAAATAAATCTATCGATTTTCGTGTTTCATCACTTCCTACATTGTGGGGAGAGAAAATTGTAATGCGTATTCTTGACTCATCCAGTGCGCAACTTGGTATTGATGTTTTAGGTTATGAAGAAGCACAAAAACAGCTATATTTAGATGCGCTAGCACAACCTCAAGGTATGATTCTAGTTACAGGCCCGACAGGTTCAGGTAAAACGGTATCACTTTATACTGGCTTAAACATTTTAAATACAGAAGAACGCAATATTTCTACGGCGGAAGACCCAGTTGAAATAAACTTAGAAGGTGTTAATCAGGTTCAAATTAACACGAAAGCAGGTTTAGACTTTGCGTCGGCTTTACGCTCTTTTCTTCGACAAGATCCCGACATAGTAATGGTAGGTGAAATCCGTGATTTAGAAACAGCGGAAATTGCAATAAAAGCAGCACAAACGGGCCACTTAGTTTTATCTACTTTGCATACTAATTCAGCACCAGAAACGTTAACGCGCCTGTTAAATATGGGCGTACCTGCCTACAATGTTGCCAGCTCAGTAACTTTAATTATTGCTCAACGACTTGCAAGAAGATTATGTCCCGAATGTAAAGAGCCAGAACAGCTCCCAAAACAAACCCTACTTGACACAGGCTTTACAGAGCAACAAATGCCACATATACAATTATTTAAGCCCATTGGCTGTGAGAAATGTACAGATGGGTATAAGGGTCGTGTAGGTATTTATGAAACCATGCCAATCACACCTAATATTTCCAAAATCATTATGGAGGGAGGAAATTCATTGGATATAGCTAATCAAGCAGCTCAAGAAGGCATAAATAATTTAAGAAAATCTGGTCTTTTAAAAGCGGCCAATGGTATAACTAGCCTATCTGAAATTAACCGTGTAACTAGCTTCTAA
- a CDS encoding type II secretion system F family protein, which yields MATTKIKEPAVYLWEGVNRRGNKVKGEIRGSSSLEVKAQLRKQSIIPSKVKKQPKSLFGTSGEKKLKPADIAVITRQIATMLAAGVPLVQTIEMIGSGAENKAVTTLMGQINLKVSAGTPLSEALKDHPRYFDDLYCDLVKSGEQSGALDRIFDRIALYKEKAEALKSKIKKAMFYPVAVLIIAGIVTSVLLIFVVPQFAEIFAGFGAELPAFTQFVLGISETMQEYWWIVLATLVGGGYLFGYTKRKNKAFSDKVDAMILKLPIVGNILDKAAVARYARTLSTTFAAGVPLVEALDSAAGASGNAVYRDAINEVKTEVSSGNQMNYAMKHTNVFPDMVCQMVAIGEEAGSIDSMLDKVANVYEQEVDDAVDGLTSLIEPLLMAVLGVIIGGLIIAMYLPIFNMGKII from the coding sequence ATGGCAACAACCAAAATAAAAGAGCCAGCAGTCTATCTTTGGGAAGGTGTAAACCGCCGAGGCAACAAAGTTAAAGGCGAAATTCGCGGTAGCTCTTCACTAGAAGTAAAAGCGCAATTACGCAAACAATCAATTATTCCGAGTAAAGTAAAAAAACAGCCTAAATCTTTGTTTGGTACATCGGGTGAAAAGAAATTAAAACCTGCAGATATCGCCGTAATTACCCGTCAAATAGCCACCATGCTAGCTGCAGGTGTGCCCTTAGTTCAAACAATTGAAATGATTGGTTCAGGTGCAGAAAATAAAGCAGTAACCACTTTAATGGGACAAATTAACTTGAAAGTTTCTGCTGGTACCCCCTTATCTGAAGCATTAAAAGATCACCCTCGATATTTTGACGATTTATACTGCGATTTAGTTAAATCTGGTGAGCAATCAGGTGCTCTTGACCGCATTTTTGATCGAATCGCATTGTATAAAGAAAAAGCTGAAGCATTGAAATCAAAGATTAAAAAAGCGATGTTTTACCCTGTCGCTGTTTTAATAATTGCAGGTATTGTAACTTCTGTTCTTTTAATTTTTGTAGTACCTCAATTTGCTGAAATTTTTGCAGGTTTTGGTGCAGAGCTTCCTGCATTTACCCAATTTGTCTTAGGTATTTCAGAAACCATGCAGGAATATTGGTGGATTGTATTAGCAACGCTAGTCGGTGGAGGGTATCTCTTCGGCTATACGAAAAGAAAAAATAAAGCATTCAGTGATAAAGTTGATGCCATGATCCTTAAGCTTCCTATTGTTGGTAACATTTTAGATAAAGCGGCAGTTGCACGTTATGCCAGAACCTTGTCCACTACATTTGCTGCGGGTGTCCCCCTTGTCGAAGCACTCGATTCAGCAGCTGGCGCATCCGGTAATGCCGTTTATCGAGACGCTATTAATGAGGTTAAAACAGAAGTTTCTTCAGGTAATCAAATGAACTATGCAATGAAACATACTAACGTTTTTCCAGATATGGTTTGCCAAATGGTGGCTATCGGTGAAGAGGCGGGCTCTATAGACTCAATGCTGGATAAAGTTGCAAACGTCTATGAACAAGAGGTGGATGATGCCGTTGATGGCCTTACAAGCTTAATTGAGCCACTATTGATGGCTGTGTTAGGTGTCATCATTGGTGGATTAATCATTGCCATGTATCTACCTATCTTTAACATGGGTAAAATTATTTAA